A window from Musa acuminata AAA Group cultivar baxijiao chromosome BXJ3-10, Cavendish_Baxijiao_AAA, whole genome shotgun sequence encodes these proteins:
- the LOC135651010 gene encoding uncharacterized protein LOC135651010 — protein sequence MATAPATHARSHRFRAPPPSPIATGKGLRSAAVDDLVLTEYLEDSLRVPDLNLPESYFPSRSPLKALAEVDLHSLVSGDGLAVRQVLAAAAEIGAVRVAGGGAPLAEDARAAIEACGVVFETPEGEKSKSALGQQCFGWRDALAEEFYWYRSRSPEMEQLLQRTWPDSYRTLRERMENVAARLETVAECIANILSKHFVSQTPSGVGEIHSILCLRKYESHHSRSNMREFSDAKSLSSHALSLHISGDDHEFCIRCPEGSAIFEMSAGDIVVTIGKPLQEWSNGELNIASGEALFQPTDNPFPSFTLEYMCSPLVLSHEPEHGTKTISLIDQLLIVLVLSLIYSLWSCVFS from the exons ATGGCGACGGCGCCAGCGACGCATGCGCGCAGCCACCGCTTTCGCGCGCCGCCTCCGTCCCCGATCGCCACCGGAAAGGGGCTGCGGTCGGCCGCCGTCGACGATCTCGTGCTCACCGAGTATCTAGAGGACTCGCTGCGCGTCCCCGATCTCAACCTTCCCGAGTCCTACTTCCCGTCGAGGTCCCCGCTCAAGGCCCTAGCGGAGGTCGACCTCCATTCCCTGGTCTCCGGTGACGGTTTGGCCGTTCGGCAGGTGCTCGCCGCGGCGGCGGAGATCGGAGCCGTGCGCGTGGCCGGCGGAGGTGCGCCGTTGGCCGAGGATGCGAGGGCGGCGATCGAGGCTTGCGGCGTGGTGTTCGAGACACCGGAGGGGGAGAAGAGTAAAAGCGCGCTGGGGCAGCAGTGTTTCGGGTGGCGGGATGCCCTCGCCGAGGAGTTCTATTGGTATCGGTCGCGGAGCCCCGAGATGGAGCAGCTTCTCCAGCGGACCTGGCCCGACTCGTATCGGACCCTCAG AGAAAGAATGGAGAATGTTGCAGCTAGACTGGAGACTGTTGCAGAGTGCATTGCCAATATTCTCTCTAAACATTTTGTGAGTCAAACACCCTCCGGAGTTGGCGAGATTCACTCGATCCTGTGTCTGAGAAAGTATGAATCCCATCACAGCAGAAGTAACATGAGGGAGTTCAGCGATGCCAAATCCCTTTCCTCTCATGCTTTGAGTCTCCACATTTCTGGGGACGACCATGAATTTTGCATCCGTTGTCCAGAGGGCTCTGCAATTTTCGAGATGTCAGCTGGTGACATAGTAGTTACAATTGGTAAACCACTCCAG GAATGGAGCAATGGAGAGCTAAATATTGCCTCAGGGGAAGCACTTTTCCAGCCAACAGATAATCCATTTCCTTCATTCACCCTCGAATACATGTGCTCTCCACTAGTTTTGTCCCATGAGCCTGAACATGGAACAAAGACGATCTCTTTAATAGATCAGTTGTTAATAGTGCTTGTTCTATCCTTGATATACAGCCTCTGGTCATGTGTTTTCTCCTAG